One genomic window of Paenibacillus xylanilyticus includes the following:
- a CDS encoding Gfo/Idh/MocA family protein, with product MSKPISFGIIGFGWRAEAYLRIAKQLPHVFKISGIVVRNPSKYVEAAKSWDVTLYESSYEMARHCDFLLVAVSKTSVPAVLEELVALQVPLLVETPPAFDEESLRTMSSFAEKNSQIQIAEQYPLLPHQLARMSLIQSGKLGQVHHVQASVAHGYHGISLIRNWLSLTDISCEIVGRRFEHPILEVPYRGRQVQDRIENEVQEIAMLSFHNGKSAVLDFTRSQYFSPLRQNRVLIRGSHGEIRDNEVTISLGTDAYDTYSIHRIQSGMEGSLGPLALRELRAGQECLYRNPFSSAPFSDEELAMVEILTRMSAFVRENISFYPLTEALKDVRLSLAIEKAISTQESVSI from the coding sequence TTGAGTAAACCAATCAGCTTTGGGATTATAGGATTTGGCTGGAGAGCCGAAGCTTATCTGCGGATCGCGAAGCAGCTCCCCCATGTATTCAAAATCAGCGGAATAGTTGTGCGTAATCCGTCCAAATATGTGGAGGCTGCCAAAAGTTGGGACGTCACCCTGTACGAGTCATCGTATGAGATGGCCCGTCATTGTGATTTTCTTTTGGTTGCTGTGTCCAAAACATCCGTTCCTGCCGTCCTTGAAGAACTTGTAGCACTACAGGTTCCTCTCTTGGTTGAAACACCGCCGGCCTTTGATGAAGAAAGCTTGAGGACCATGTCCTCTTTTGCCGAGAAAAACAGTCAGATCCAGATTGCAGAACAGTATCCCCTGCTGCCGCATCAGCTCGCTCGAATGTCCCTGATCCAGTCAGGGAAACTGGGTCAGGTTCATCATGTTCAAGCATCCGTAGCACACGGTTATCATGGGATCAGTCTGATACGTAACTGGTTGTCACTCACGGATATCAGCTGCGAAATTGTCGGCCGCCGCTTCGAACATCCGATTCTGGAAGTACCTTATCGCGGTCGACAAGTCCAGGATCGAATCGAGAATGAAGTTCAAGAGATCGCCATGTTGTCTTTCCATAACGGCAAGAGTGCTGTGCTTGACTTTACCCGTTCTCAATACTTCTCGCCCCTTCGTCAAAACCGGGTTCTGATTCGCGGGTCCCACGGGGAGATCCGGGACAACGAAGTCACGATCAGCTTGGGAACCGATGCGTATGATACATACTCCATCCACCGAATTCAGAGCGGCATGGAAGGAAGTCTGGGACCCCTCGCCCTTCGTGAGTTACGCGCAGGACAAGAGTGCCTGTACCGTAATCCCTTCTCTTCTGCCCCGTTTTCCGATGAAGAGCTGGCCATGGTTGAAATTTTGACGCGCATGTCTGCTTTCGTAAGAGAGAATATCTCTTTTTATCCCCTGACCGAAGCTCTTAAGGATGTGCGTTTGTCTCTCGCCATCGAAAAAGCAATCTCAACTCAGGAATCGGTAAGCATCTGA